GCGAAGTGGCGAGGACGAAGGAGAAGTACGGGCGGCTGTGGGAGCTGGTGGAGGCGCTGGACGCCCTGCCGCGCGGCATCGCCATGCACCCGTGCGGGGTCCTCCTCTCGGACGCCTCGCTGCTGCGCCGCACCCCCGTCATGCCCACCAGCGGCGAGGGCTTCCCCATGGCGCAGTTCGACAAGGAGGACGTGGAGGACCTCGGGCTGCTCAAGCTCGACGTGCTCGGTGTACGGATGCAGTCGGCGATGGCGCACGCGGTCGCGGAGGTGAAGCGGGCCTCGGGCGAGGAAGTGGACCTGGACGCCGTGGAGCCGGGTGACCCGGAGACGTACCGGCTGATCAGGACCGCCGAGACGCTGGGCTGTTTCCAGATCGAGTCGCCCGGTCAGCGCGATCTGGTCGGCAGACTTCAGCCGGCGGACTTCCATGACCTGGTGGTCGACATCTCGCTGTTCCGGCCCGGCCCGGTCGCCGCCGACATGGTGCGCCCGTTCATCGAGGCCCGGCACGGCCGGGCGCCGGTCCGCTATCCGCACCCCGATCTGGAGGGCCCGCTGCGCGACACGTACGGCGTGGTGGTCTTCCACGAGCAGATCATCGAGATGGTCGACATCATGACCGGCTGCGGCCGGGACGAGGCCGACCGGGTCAGGCGCGGACTCTCCGACCCCGAATCGCAGGGCCGGATCAGGGTCTGGTTCGCGCAGCACGCGGCAGTGCGCAAGTACAGCGCCGAAGTGATCGCCCGCGCCTGGGAGATCATCGAGGCGTTCGGCAGCTATGGATTCTGCAAGGCGCACGCGGTGGCCTTCGCCGTACCGACGTACCAGTCGGCCTGGCTGAAGGTGCATCACCCGGCGGCCTTCTACGCCGGACTGCTCACCCATGACCCGGGGATGTACCCGAAGCGGCTGCTGCTCGCGGACGCGCGGAGGCGCGGAGTGCCGGTGCTGCCGCTGGACGTGAACCGGTCGGCGGCCGCCCATCGGATCGAACTGGTGTCTGATGAAGAGAGGGGAAGGGCGGCCTGGGGGCTGCGGCTGGCGCTCTCCGACGTCCACGGGATCAGTGCGGCCGAGGTCGCCCGTATCGAGACCGGGCAGCCCTACACCTCACTGCTGGACTTCTGGCAGCGGGCCCGCCCGGGAAAGCCGGCCGCCGAACGGCTGGCCCAGGTCGGCGCGCTGGACGCGTTCGGCGCCAACCGCCGTGACCTGCTGCTGCACCTGTCCGAACTCCACCGCGCCCAGCGCGGCGCGGGCTCCGGCGGCCCGGGCGCGCAGCTCCCGCTCGGCGGCGGGCACCGCACCGGCTCCATCGGCCTGCCCGACCTCAACGAGGCGGAACGGCTCAGCGCCGAACTGGGCGTGCTGAGCATGGACGTGTCGCGCCACCTGATGAGCGATCACCACGCCTTCCTGAAGGAGCTCGGCGCGGTCTCGGCCAAGCGGCTGCGCGAGGCACGGCACGGGGACACCGTGCTGGTCGCGGGCGCCAAGGCGGCCACCCAGACCCCGCCGGTCCGCTCCGGCCGCCGGGTCGTCTTCACCACCCTGGACGACGGTACGGGCCTGGTCGACCTGGCCTTCTTCGACGACAGCCACGCCGCCTGTGCGTACACCGTCTTCCACTCCTGGTTGCTGCTGGTGCGCGGGGTGGTGCAGCGGCGCGGGCCGCGGAGCCTGAGCGTGGTCGGCGCCGCCGCCTGGAATCTGGCCGAGCTGGCCGAACTGCGGCGCACCGGCGGGCTCGACGCGGTCGCGGCCCGGCTGGCGGAGGTGCCTGTTCCGGAGGAGGGCGCCGCGTCTCACGAGTCCCCGGTGGACGACGGCCGCCGGATCCGGATGCCCACCGGCTACGAGATGAACCCCTGGTCCGACCTCCAGCCGCCCGGCGAGGGCGCACCCACCGGAAGGAAGCTGTGGCACCAGAGCCCGGGGAGCGCGGGATGAACGGGGCGAGTGGGATGAGCGAGCAGCCCGGAATCCTCTGCCTGCGGTTCCGCCGGGTCGGCGGCGGGCTCCCGGACGGCGCCGGTTACGCGGGGCTGCTCGCCCTGCTCGGTTCGTTCACCCCGGTCGTCGAGGCGGCGCCGCCCGACGGGGCGCTGGCCGATGTGCGGGGCGCGCTGCGCTACTTCGGGCGGGACGTGACGGGGCTGTCCTCGGTGATCCGGGTCCGCGCGCTGGCCCTGCACGGGGCGGACTGCGCGATCGGGGCCGCCGAGAACCCGATGCTGGCCCGGATGGCGGCCCGGCAGGCCGCGCCCGGGACGACCTTCGTGGTGCCCGCGGGAGGGGCCGCCGCCTTCCTCGCGGACCGGCCGGCCGCCACGCTGGACGGCGTCGGGGCGGCGACGGCCCGCACCCTGTGCGGATACGGGCTCGACTCCGTCGGCCGGATCGCGGCCGCCCCGCTCGGTACTCTCCAGCGGATCACCGGGGTGCGGACCGGGCGCGAGCTGTGGGAGCGGGCGCACGGCATCGACCGTACGGCGGTCGTACCGAACGCAGCGTCCCGCTCGCTCGCCGCCGAACGGACCTTCCCGCGTGACGAACTGGACCGGGAGCGGCAGCGCCGCGCGCTCATGTCGCTCACCGAGGAGCTGGGGGCGAGGATGCGCGGCGAGGGGCGGGTGTGCCGCTCGCTCGCGGTCTCCGTGCGCTATGCCGACCGGACCGGCTACGCGACGCTGACCCGCAGCCGTACGCTCCGCGAGCCCACCGCGCACTCCGCGGAACTCACCGCGCTCGCCTACCGGATCCATGACTCGTTCGCCCTGCAACGGGCCCGGGTACGGGGGATCGCGCTGCGCGCCGAGGGGCTCGGCGACGCCGGGCGGGCCGCGCACCAGCTGACCTTCGACCCGGTCGACGAACGGGCGCGGCGGATCGAGGCGGTCGCGGACCGGCTGCGCGAGAAATTCGGGCCGCAGGCAGTGATGCCGGGGCGACTCGCGGCCTGACCCGCCCGCCCGGGACTGTCCTGAAGCTACGGTTACTACCGCGTCAGTTTTTACCGACGCGTAACTTCCCACGCAACCTTACTCGTGCGTAAGTTGGCATGAGCACCTAGAACGTTGTCAGAACTTGTGGTCCGGGCCGCAGGGTGCACAGACATCGCAACTCCCTTGAGCCGCAAGGAGACCACACGATGCTGCCCTGGACCCGTGCGTCGCGTACCCCACGTGCGCGGACAACCCTCGCCGCACTGTTCCTCGCCGTCGCCGCAGTCGCCACCCCCACGGCCACTGCCGCTGCAGCCACCCCCACCGTCGCCACGTCCACCACCTCCCGTGGCTGGAACGACTACTCCTGCAAGCCCTCCGCAGCCCACCCCCGGCCCGTCGTGCTGGTCCACGGG
This genomic interval from Streptomyces sp. NBC_00464 contains the following:
- a CDS encoding DNA polymerase III subunit alpha, yielding MPGFTHLHTVSGFSLRYGASHPERLAERAAERGMDALALTDRDTLAGTVRFAKACERAGVRPLFGVELAVAPAGRAEGDGHTHRMRTPARGGSFVDESAPRVTFLARDGARGWAELCRLVTAAHGAVPDGGRPLLDRSALPAEGLTVLLGPASEVGRALAAGRPDRAAALLAPWREVYGDGLRLEAVHHGRDGTGPGSLRLAARTVGFAAEQGIRAVLTNAVRYADAGQGPVADVLDSARRLVPVDPRRAPLDSGERWLKDARAMAGTAERIASAAGLGPGAGARLLAETRRTADACVVDPRGDIGLGSVHFPEPHLVGADRRTAQRVLASRAAAGMVLRGYDRRREYWDRMHHELDIIAHHGFASYFLTVAQVVDDVREMKVRVAARGSGAGSLVNHLLGIAHADPVEHGLLMERFLSKRRFVLPDIDIDVESARRLDVYRAIIGRFGAERVATVAMPETYRVRHAIRDVGAALSMNPAETDRLAKAFPHIRARDALAAMEELPELREVARTKEKYGRLWELVEALDALPRGIAMHPCGVLLSDASLLRRTPVMPTSGEGFPMAQFDKEDVEDLGLLKLDVLGVRMQSAMAHAVAEVKRASGEEVDLDAVEPGDPETYRLIRTAETLGCFQIESPGQRDLVGRLQPADFHDLVVDISLFRPGPVAADMVRPFIEARHGRAPVRYPHPDLEGPLRDTYGVVVFHEQIIEMVDIMTGCGRDEADRVRRGLSDPESQGRIRVWFAQHAAVRKYSAEVIARAWEIIEAFGSYGFCKAHAVAFAVPTYQSAWLKVHHPAAFYAGLLTHDPGMYPKRLLLADARRRGVPVLPLDVNRSAAAHRIELVSDEERGRAAWGLRLALSDVHGISAAEVARIETGQPYTSLLDFWQRARPGKPAAERLAQVGALDAFGANRRDLLLHLSELHRAQRGAGSGGPGAQLPLGGGHRTGSIGLPDLNEAERLSAELGVLSMDVSRHLMSDHHAFLKELGAVSAKRLREARHGDTVLVAGAKAATQTPPVRSGRRVVFTTLDDGTGLVDLAFFDDSHAACAYTVFHSWLLLVRGVVQRRGPRSLSVVGAAAWNLAELAELRRTGGLDAVAARLAEVPVPEEGAASHESPVDDGRRIRMPTGYEMNPWSDLQPPGEGAPTGRKLWHQSPGSAG
- a CDS encoding DNA polymerase Y family protein translates to MSEQPGILCLRFRRVGGGLPDGAGYAGLLALLGSFTPVVEAAPPDGALADVRGALRYFGRDVTGLSSVIRVRALALHGADCAIGAAENPMLARMAARQAAPGTTFVVPAGGAAAFLADRPAATLDGVGAATARTLCGYGLDSVGRIAAAPLGTLQRITGVRTGRELWERAHGIDRTAVVPNAASRSLAAERTFPRDELDRERQRRALMSLTEELGARMRGEGRVCRSLAVSVRYADRTGYATLTRSRTLREPTAHSAELTALAYRIHDSFALQRARVRGIALRAEGLGDAGRAAHQLTFDPVDERARRIEAVADRLREKFGPQAVMPGRLAA